Proteins co-encoded in one Lynx canadensis isolate LIC74 chromosome C1, mLynCan4.pri.v2, whole genome shotgun sequence genomic window:
- the KIAA2013 gene encoding uncharacterized protein KIAA2013 homolog isoform X2 yields the protein MWLQQRLKGLPGLLSSSWARRLLCLLGLLLLLLWFAGSGARRAAGGLHLLPWSRGEPGAAESSACLEAATRAWRGLRERGEAVPLGPGVPALVANGFLALDVAANRLWVTPGEREPAVAPDFVPFVQLRPLSALSEAGESVLLLREGLLRRVRCLQLGTSGPGPAAAAPGPASASGLVTGSGRDCVLLQEDFLAHRGRPHVYLQRIQLNNPTERVAALQTVGPTAGPVPRAFTSTLEKVGDHQFLLYSGRSPPFPTGLVHLVVVAAKKLVNRLQVAPKTQLDETVLWVVHVSGPINPQVLKNKAAKELKVVQDLARKEMLELLEMPAAELLQDHQRLWAQLFSPGVEMKKITDAHTPSGLTVNLTLYYMLSCSPAPLLNPSLSHRERDQMESTLNYEDHCFSGHATMHAENLWPGRLSSVQQILQLSDLWKLTLQKRGCKGLVKFQADPDVLHNSYALHGIRYKNDHIDLAVLADPEGKPYLHVSVEARGQPVRIYACEAGCLEEPVELTSAPQGHTFPVMVTQPITPLLYISTDLMHLQDLRHTLHLKAILAHDEHMAQQDPGLPFLFWFSVASLITLFHLFLFKLIYNEYCGPGAKPLFRSKEDPSV from the exons ATGTGGCTGCAGCAGCGGCTTAAGGGGCTGCCGGGACTGCTGTCGAGCAGCTGGGCCCGCCGCCTACTCTGCCTGCTCggcctcctgctgctgcttctgtggTTCGCCGGCTCCGGGGCGCGGCGGGCCGCGGGCGGCCTGCACCTGCTGCCCTGGTCCCGCGGCGAGCCGGGCGCCGCCGAGTCCTCCGCCTGCCTGGAGGCGGCCACCCGCGCCTGGCGCGGCCTGCGGGAGCGCGGCGAGGCTGTCCCACTGGGCCCTGGAGTGCCGGCCCTGGTGGCCAACGGCTTCCTGGCACTGGACGTGGCCGCCAACCGGCTGTGGGTGACTCCTGGAGAGCGAGAGCCCGCCGTGGCGCCGGATTTCGTGCCCTTCGTGCAGCTGCGACCGCTGAGTGCGCTCTCCGAAGCCGGAGAGTCTGTACTGTTGCTGCGTGAAGGGCTGCTGCGCCGAGTGCGTTGCCTGCAGCTCGGGACCTCAGGCCCCGGCCCTGCGGCCGCCGCCCCCGGACCCGCCTCGGCCTCCGGCCTCGTCACCGGATCCGGCCGCGACTGCGTGCTGCTGCAAGAGGACTTTCTGGCGCACCGGGGCCGACCCCACGTCTATCTGCAGCGTATCCAGCTCAACAATCCCACGGAGAGGGTGGCCGCGCTGCAGACTGTGGGGCCCACTGCCGGCCCGGTCCCCAGAGCCTTCACCAGTACCCTGGAGAAGGTGGGAGATCATCAGTTCCTCCTCTACTCGGGCCGGTCCCCGCCTTTTCCCACGGGGCTGGTGCACCTGGTGGTGGTGGCGGCCAAGAAGCTAGTGAACCGGCTCCAGGTGGCTCCCAAGACACAACTGGACGAGACAGTGTTGTGGGTGGTGCATGTTTCAGGCCCTATTAACCCCCAGGTGCTCAAAAACAAAGCAGCCAAGGAGCTCAAGGTGGTCCAGGATTTGGCACGGAAGGAAATGCTGGAGCTCTTGGAGATGCCAGCGGCTGAGCTGCTTCAAGACCACCAGCGCCTCTGGGCTCAGCTCTTCAGCCCAG GTGTGGAGATGAAGAAGATCACGGACGCCCACACCCCGTCTGGCCTGACCGTGAACCTGACGCTGTACTACATGCTCTCCTGCTCACCAGCCCCGCTGCTCAACCCCAGCCTGAGCCACAGGGAGCGCGACCAGATGGAGTCGACGCTCAACTACGAAGATCACTGCTTCAGCGGCCACGCCACCATGCACGCCGAGAACCTGTGGCCGGGCCGGCTGTCGTCCGTCCAGCAGATCCTGCAGCTCTCTGACCTGTGGAAGCTGACCCTGCAGAAGCGCGGCTGCAAGGGGCTGGTGAAG TTCCAGGCTGACCCCGACGTGCTGCACAACAGCTACGCCCTGCACGGCATCCGCTACAAGAACGACCACATCGACCTAGCCGTGCTCGCGGACCCCGAGGGCAAGCCGTACCTGCACGTGTCCGTGGAGGCCCGCGGCCAGCCCGTCAGGATCTACGCCTGTGAGGCCGGCTGCCTGGAGGAGCCCGTGGAGCTGACCTCGGCGCCCCAGGGCCACACCTTCCCGGTCATGGTGACGCAGCCCATCACGCCGCTGCTCTATATCTCCACCGACCTCATGCACCTGCAGGACCTGCGCCACACGCTGCACCTCAAGGCCATCTTGGCCCACGACGAGCACATGGCCCAGCAGGACCCCGGGCTGCCCTTCCTCTTCTGGTTCAGCGTGGCCTCCCTCATCACCCTCTTCCACCTCTTCCTCTTCAAGCTCATCTACAACGAGTACTGTGGGCCTGGGGCCAAGCCCCTCTTCAGGAGTAAG GAAGATCCCAGCGTCTGA
- the KIAA2013 gene encoding uncharacterized protein KIAA2013 homolog isoform X1 has translation MWLQQRLKGLPGLLSSSWARRLLCLLGLLLLLLWFAGSGARRAAGGLHLLPWSRGEPGAAESSACLEAATRAWRGLRERGEAVPLGPGVPALVANGFLALDVAANRLWVTPGEREPAVAPDFVPFVQLRPLSALSEAGESVLLLREGLLRRVRCLQLGTSGPGPAAAAPGPASASGLVTGSGRDCVLLQEDFLAHRGRPHVYLQRIQLNNPTERVAALQTVGPTAGPVPRAFTSTLEKVGDHQFLLYSGRSPPFPTGLVHLVVVAAKKLVNRLQVAPKTQLDETVLWVVHVSGPINPQVLKNKAAKELKVVQDLARKEMLELLEMPAAELLQDHQRLWAQLFSPGVEMKKITDAHTPSGLTVNLTLYYMLSCSPAPLLNPSLSHRERDQMESTLNYEDHCFSGHATMHAENLWPGRLSSVQQILQLSDLWKLTLQKRGCKGLVKVGAPGILQGMVLSFGGLQFTENHLQFQADPDVLHNSYALHGIRYKNDHIDLAVLADPEGKPYLHVSVEARGQPVRIYACEAGCLEEPVELTSAPQGHTFPVMVTQPITPLLYISTDLMHLQDLRHTLHLKAILAHDEHMAQQDPGLPFLFWFSVASLITLFHLFLFKLIYNEYCGPGAKPLFRSKEDPSV, from the exons ATGTGGCTGCAGCAGCGGCTTAAGGGGCTGCCGGGACTGCTGTCGAGCAGCTGGGCCCGCCGCCTACTCTGCCTGCTCggcctcctgctgctgcttctgtggTTCGCCGGCTCCGGGGCGCGGCGGGCCGCGGGCGGCCTGCACCTGCTGCCCTGGTCCCGCGGCGAGCCGGGCGCCGCCGAGTCCTCCGCCTGCCTGGAGGCGGCCACCCGCGCCTGGCGCGGCCTGCGGGAGCGCGGCGAGGCTGTCCCACTGGGCCCTGGAGTGCCGGCCCTGGTGGCCAACGGCTTCCTGGCACTGGACGTGGCCGCCAACCGGCTGTGGGTGACTCCTGGAGAGCGAGAGCCCGCCGTGGCGCCGGATTTCGTGCCCTTCGTGCAGCTGCGACCGCTGAGTGCGCTCTCCGAAGCCGGAGAGTCTGTACTGTTGCTGCGTGAAGGGCTGCTGCGCCGAGTGCGTTGCCTGCAGCTCGGGACCTCAGGCCCCGGCCCTGCGGCCGCCGCCCCCGGACCCGCCTCGGCCTCCGGCCTCGTCACCGGATCCGGCCGCGACTGCGTGCTGCTGCAAGAGGACTTTCTGGCGCACCGGGGCCGACCCCACGTCTATCTGCAGCGTATCCAGCTCAACAATCCCACGGAGAGGGTGGCCGCGCTGCAGACTGTGGGGCCCACTGCCGGCCCGGTCCCCAGAGCCTTCACCAGTACCCTGGAGAAGGTGGGAGATCATCAGTTCCTCCTCTACTCGGGCCGGTCCCCGCCTTTTCCCACGGGGCTGGTGCACCTGGTGGTGGTGGCGGCCAAGAAGCTAGTGAACCGGCTCCAGGTGGCTCCCAAGACACAACTGGACGAGACAGTGTTGTGGGTGGTGCATGTTTCAGGCCCTATTAACCCCCAGGTGCTCAAAAACAAAGCAGCCAAGGAGCTCAAGGTGGTCCAGGATTTGGCACGGAAGGAAATGCTGGAGCTCTTGGAGATGCCAGCGGCTGAGCTGCTTCAAGACCACCAGCGCCTCTGGGCTCAGCTCTTCAGCCCAG GTGTGGAGATGAAGAAGATCACGGACGCCCACACCCCGTCTGGCCTGACCGTGAACCTGACGCTGTACTACATGCTCTCCTGCTCACCAGCCCCGCTGCTCAACCCCAGCCTGAGCCACAGGGAGCGCGACCAGATGGAGTCGACGCTCAACTACGAAGATCACTGCTTCAGCGGCCACGCCACCATGCACGCCGAGAACCTGTGGCCGGGCCGGCTGTCGTCCGTCCAGCAGATCCTGCAGCTCTCTGACCTGTGGAAGCTGACCCTGCAGAAGCGCGGCTGCAAGGGGCTGGTGAAGGTGGGCGCCCCAGGCATCCTGCAGGGCATGGTGCTGAGCTTCGGGGGGCTGCAGTTCACCGAGAACCACCTCCAGTTCCAGGCTGACCCCGACGTGCTGCACAACAGCTACGCCCTGCACGGCATCCGCTACAAGAACGACCACATCGACCTAGCCGTGCTCGCGGACCCCGAGGGCAAGCCGTACCTGCACGTGTCCGTGGAGGCCCGCGGCCAGCCCGTCAGGATCTACGCCTGTGAGGCCGGCTGCCTGGAGGAGCCCGTGGAGCTGACCTCGGCGCCCCAGGGCCACACCTTCCCGGTCATGGTGACGCAGCCCATCACGCCGCTGCTCTATATCTCCACCGACCTCATGCACCTGCAGGACCTGCGCCACACGCTGCACCTCAAGGCCATCTTGGCCCACGACGAGCACATGGCCCAGCAGGACCCCGGGCTGCCCTTCCTCTTCTGGTTCAGCGTGGCCTCCCTCATCACCCTCTTCCACCTCTTCCTCTTCAAGCTCATCTACAACGAGTACTGTGGGCCTGGGGCCAAGCCCCTCTTCAGGAGTAAG GAAGATCCCAGCGTCTGA